DNA from Actinoplanes sp. SE50/110:
AGGCGCTGACCGAGGACCCGGAGCTGGAGGTGGTCGGCGAGGCGGTGACCGGCGAGCAGGCGGTCACGCTGACCGGCCGGCTGCGCCCCGACGTGATCACCATGGACATGATGCTGCCCGGGATCAGCGGACTGCAGGCCACCGAGCACATCATGGCCGAGCACCCGACGCCGATCCTGGTGGTCTCCTCGGCCGACCGGCAGGAGTTGTTCAGCACGTACAACGCGCTGGCCGCGGGCGCGGTCGACGTGATGGAGAAACCGCGCGGCGACGACTCGGACGCCGACTGGGCCCCGCGGCTGCGCCGGACGCTGCGGATGGTCTCCCGGATCCGGGTGATCACCCACCCGCGGGCCCGGCTGGACGGCCGGGCCCGCGCGGCCTCACCGTCGCTGCCACCGACCCCGGCCGCGACCATGCCGCACCCGGCGAACGCGATGACGCTGATCGCGGTCGGTGCCTCGACCGGCGGCCCGGCCGCGCTCACCGAGCTGCTGCGCAGCCTGCCGCCGAACTTCCGGCCCCCGGTGCTGTGCGTGCAGCACATCGCGGCCAGCGAGCAGTTCGCCGTGGCGTTCTCCGACTGGCTGGCCGGGCAGACCGGGCGCAACGTGCGGTACGCCACCGACGGCACCCCGGTGCGCACGCTGACCGGTCAGGTGCTGCTCGCCCCGCCGGACCGGCACCTGTACGTCCGCGACCACGTGCTGCGCCTGTCCGACGGGCCGCCCCGGCACTCCTGCCGGCCCTCGGTCGACGTGCTCTTCGAGTCGGTGGCCACCGAGTACGGCAACCTGGCGGCCGGCTGCCTGCTGACCGGGATGGGCCGCGACGGCGCGGCCGGGCTGCTGCAGATGCGCCACCGCGGGGCGATCACCTTCGCCCAGGACGAGCACAGCTGCACGGTGTACGGCATGCCGCGGGAGGCCGCGCTGCTCGGCGCCGCCATGCACGTGCTGCCGCCGGCGCGGATCGCGGCCCGGCTGGCCGAGCTGCA
Protein-coding regions in this window:
- the cheB gene encoding chemotaxis-specific protein-glutamate methyltransferase CheB, translated to MIRVLVVEDSATMRYHLREALTEDPELEVVGEAVTGEQAVTLTGRLRPDVITMDMMLPGISGLQATEHIMAEHPTPILVVSSADRQELFSTYNALAAGAVDVMEKPRGDDSDADWAPRLRRTLRMVSRIRVITHPRARLDGRARAASPSLPPTPAATMPHPANAMTLIAVGASTGGPAALTELLRSLPPNFRPPVLCVQHIAASEQFAVAFSDWLAGQTGRNVRYATDGTPVRTLTGQVLLAPPDRHLYVRDHVLRLSDGPPRHSCRPSVDVLFESVATEYGNLAAGCLLTGMGRDGAAGLLQMRHRGAITFAQDEHSCTVYGMPREAALLGAAMHVLPPARIAARLAELQPVVIRR